From Streptomyces sp. HUAS MG91, the proteins below share one genomic window:
- a CDS encoding aromatic acid exporter family protein, translating to MRGGWTWLRRAAGSSGHERDTVLLIGKCVLASTLSWWIAHAVLDATSPAFAPFSAVLTMNVTVSQSLRQTLRYVAAVVVGVGVQAVIGFTAGPDLFAFALVGAIALSLGQWHRLGEQGPQVATAAFFAFSTYTAAATNGDRVAQLGQIILLVLIGCGIGLVVNLCIVPPLRYRSAEQGLHVLAREMESLLDDMADGLCSGDVDADRADRWVTAGERVQAAVGQARAGLDMAESSVRLNPRRFLPAHRSHLTFTRYRQSLSAMERAVYQLASLTRALGRWRDTENTYTYGPALAAYSDFAACLRDIAHVITELDADSLADQTATMCELATTAQEALRKVLDAADRNGLPLADASRPYGALIVEATRLMEEFQNTCDVLKDTAA from the coding sequence ATGCGCGGCGGATGGACGTGGCTGCGGCGAGCGGCCGGCTCGTCCGGCCACGAACGCGACACGGTTCTGCTGATCGGCAAGTGCGTGCTGGCATCCACCCTGAGCTGGTGGATCGCGCACGCCGTACTGGACGCGACGTCACCGGCGTTCGCGCCGTTCTCGGCGGTCCTCACGATGAACGTGACCGTCTCCCAGTCCCTGCGGCAGACGCTGCGCTACGTCGCGGCGGTCGTCGTCGGGGTCGGTGTCCAGGCGGTGATCGGGTTCACGGCCGGGCCCGACCTGTTCGCGTTCGCGCTGGTCGGTGCCATCGCGCTGAGCCTGGGCCAGTGGCACCGGCTGGGCGAGCAGGGCCCACAGGTCGCCACCGCCGCGTTCTTCGCGTTCTCCACCTACACCGCGGCCGCCACCAACGGCGACCGGGTCGCGCAGCTGGGGCAGATCATTCTTCTCGTGCTCATCGGCTGCGGCATCGGTCTGGTCGTGAACCTCTGCATCGTCCCGCCCTTGCGGTACCGCAGCGCCGAGCAGGGGCTGCACGTGCTCGCCCGGGAGATGGAGTCGCTGCTGGACGACATGGCGGACGGCCTGTGCAGCGGGGACGTGGACGCCGACCGCGCCGATCGCTGGGTGACGGCCGGTGAGCGGGTCCAGGCAGCGGTCGGCCAGGCCCGGGCGGGGCTCGACATGGCGGAGAGCAGCGTGAGGCTCAATCCGCGCCGGTTCCTGCCGGCCCATCGCAGCCATCTCACCTTCACCCGGTACCGACAGAGCCTGAGCGCCATGGAGCGCGCGGTCTACCAGCTGGCCTCGCTGACCCGCGCGCTGGGCCGCTGGCGGGACACCGAGAACACCTACACCTACGGACCCGCCCTCGCGGCCTACTCCGACTTCGCCGCGTGCCTGCGTGACATCGCACACGTCATCACGGAACTCGACGCCGATTCGCTCGCCGACCAGACCGCCACGATGTGCGAACTCGCCACCACGGCCCAGGAAGCCCTGCGAAAGGTCCTGGACGCGGCCGACCGGAACGGACTGCCCCTGGCCGACGCGTCGCGGCCCTACGGCGCCCTCATCGTGGAGGCGACCCGGCTGATGGAGGAGTTCCAGAACACCTGCGACGTGCTGAAGGACACCGCCGCGTGA
- a CDS encoding gas vesicle protein: MTNSSQSADAESGTRKKTTGSGTRSSGSRKDTESPAPRRRRRLRPAEAIREARDQLHELTGKPVDAVSTFAAVDDGWRLEVEVLELERVPDTMSLLASYEVTLDHEGMLTGYQRVRRYERGRSDDRRS; encoded by the coding sequence ATGACGAACTCTTCACAATCGGCGGATGCCGAGTCCGGCACGCGCAAGAAGACAACCGGCAGCGGGACACGTAGTTCCGGTTCCCGAAAGGACACCGAGTCGCCGGCACCGCGTCGGCGCAGGAGGCTTCGGCCCGCGGAGGCCATTCGCGAAGCACGGGACCAACTGCACGAACTCACCGGCAAGCCGGTCGACGCGGTATCGACGTTCGCCGCTGTCGACGACGGCTGGCGACTGGAGGTCGAGGTCCTGGAACTCGAACGCGTCCCCGACACGATGAGTCTGCTCGCGAGCTACGAGGTCACCCTCGATCACGAGGGAATGCTCACCGGCTATCAGCGGGTCAGGCGCTACGAACGCGGCCGGTCCGACGACCGTCGCTCCTGA
- a CDS encoding STAS domain-containing protein translates to MTSETGAQRLHELLTGQRDEFQAKWIRSVATTLRGRLSEAELHRELGDLYDALTGAIEAGGLAGRGSDFGEVRSLLVELSRNRARQGFTPTETAVSVFALKAVLEPSLVGDDAAVGSYLALARLLDDLGLFTVEEHARTREEIISSQAEQLLELSTPVVKLWEGVVGVPLVGTLDSARTQVVMEKLLQALVDSNSTQAIIDITGVPTVDTQVAQHLLKTVVAARMMGATCTISGVRPQIAQTLVALGVEFGDIPTKATLADALRLALADADRQRRLLAEGTL, encoded by the coding sequence GTGACCAGTGAGACAGGCGCGCAGCGTCTCCACGAGCTCCTGACGGGGCAGCGTGACGAGTTCCAGGCGAAGTGGATCCGCTCGGTGGCCACGACGCTGCGCGGACGACTGAGCGAGGCGGAGCTCCACCGGGAGCTCGGAGACCTCTACGACGCCCTCACCGGCGCGATCGAGGCGGGCGGTCTGGCCGGTCGGGGGAGCGACTTCGGGGAGGTGCGCAGCCTCCTCGTGGAACTGTCGCGCAACCGCGCGCGCCAGGGATTCACGCCGACGGAGACCGCTGTCAGCGTGTTCGCGCTCAAGGCCGTCCTCGAGCCCAGCCTGGTCGGTGACGACGCGGCCGTCGGGTCCTATCTGGCACTGGCACGACTCCTCGACGACCTCGGTCTCTTCACGGTGGAGGAGCACGCCCGCACGCGCGAGGAGATCATCTCCTCGCAGGCCGAGCAGCTGCTGGAGCTGTCGACCCCCGTGGTGAAGCTGTGGGAGGGCGTCGTCGGCGTGCCGCTGGTGGGCACACTCGACTCCGCGCGGACCCAGGTCGTCATGGAGAAGCTGCTCCAGGCGCTCGTGGACTCGAACTCCACCCAGGCCATCATCGACATCACCGGCGTCCCCACGGTGGACACCCAGGTGGCACAGCACCTGCTGAAGACGGTGGTCGCCGCCCGCATGATGGGCGCCACCTGCACCATCTCCGGAGTCCGCCCCCAGATCGCGCAGACCCTGGTGGCGCTCGGCGTGGAGTTCGGCGACATTCCGACCAAGGCGACACTGGCCGACGCACTGCGGCTCGCGCTGGCCGACGCCGACCGTCAGCGCCGTCTGCTGGCGGAGGGCACGCTGTGA
- a CDS encoding SigB/SigF/SigG family RNA polymerase sigma factor encodes MSGTAVQQAERRAVDAGLVERAYADPLSIAPRDARELGAHFFERLSVLEEGTREYQYARNTLIEMNLSLVQYAASRFKYRGDEQREDIVQVGTIGLIKAIDRFDLSREVEFTSFAVPYIVGEIKRFFRDTSWAVHVPRRLQEARVELARATEELQTRLGRLPSTRELAELMQLDPAEVAEVQQAANGYNSVSLDATVSAGADESDTLLAAFVGREDERFELVENFHALAPLISRLDDRERLLVHLRFVEERTQQQIAEEIGCSQMHVSRLLSRLVAKLRSGLLAENDTRI; translated from the coding sequence ATGTCCGGCACGGCAGTGCAGCAAGCGGAGCGGCGAGCGGTCGACGCGGGGCTGGTGGAGCGGGCCTACGCGGACCCGTTGTCCATAGCACCCCGTGACGCCCGGGAGCTGGGTGCCCACTTCTTCGAGCGTCTCTCCGTGCTCGAAGAGGGCACCCGCGAGTATCAGTACGCCCGGAACACGCTGATCGAGATGAACCTGTCCCTGGTGCAGTACGCGGCCTCGCGGTTCAAGTACCGCGGTGACGAGCAGCGCGAGGACATCGTCCAGGTCGGAACCATCGGGCTGATCAAGGCGATCGACCGCTTCGACCTGTCCCGCGAGGTCGAGTTCACCTCGTTCGCCGTCCCCTACATCGTCGGCGAGATCAAGCGCTTCTTCCGTGACACCTCCTGGGCCGTGCACGTTCCGCGCCGGCTCCAGGAGGCCCGTGTCGAGCTGGCCCGGGCCACCGAGGAGCTGCAGACCCGGCTGGGACGCCTGCCGAGCACCCGGGAACTGGCCGAGCTGATGCAGCTCGACCCGGCCGAGGTCGCCGAGGTGCAGCAGGCTGCCAACGGCTACAACTCCGTCTCCCTGGACGCGACCGTCAGCGCGGGGGCGGACGAGTCGGACACTCTTCTGGCGGCCTTCGTCGGGCGGGAGGACGAGCGCTTCGAGCTCGTCGAGAACTTCCATGCCCTGGCCCCGCTCATCTCCCGGCTCGACGACCGGGAGAGGCTTCTGGTGCATCTGCGGTTCGTGGAAGAGCGCACGCAGCAGCAGATCGCGGAAGAGATCGGCTGTTCGCAGATGCATGTCTCCCGCCTGCTCAGCCGGCTCGTGGCCAAGCTGCGGAGCGGTCTGCTGGCGGAGAACGACACCAGGATCTGA
- a CDS encoding CsbD family protein: protein MTASEKAKAKTEQATGSAKEAVGRAVGNERLTAEGRAEQMKGDARQAKEKTKDVGKH from the coding sequence ATGACCGCCAGTGAGAAGGCCAAGGCGAAGACCGAGCAGGCCACTGGCTCCGCCAAGGAGGCTGTCGGCCGCGCGGTGGGCAACGAGCGGCTCACCGCCGAGGGCCGTGCGGAGCAGATGAAGGGCGATGCCCGCCAGGCCAAGGAAAAGACGAAGGACGTCGGCAAGCACTAG
- a CDS encoding ATP-binding protein, with protein sequence MATPPGHGTTSLTCPEARSHVRSVLQPLCDTLPEQQAALLQQDACLITSELVTNAMLHAGGVREFDAGLQGQVLTIRVSDHSTTPPTPRPHAPAVPGGHGWLVVQRLSTDVSVEPDAHGKTIRVTLDASRMTG encoded by the coding sequence ATGGCGACCCCGCCCGGACACGGGACCACGAGCCTGACCTGCCCCGAAGCACGCAGCCACGTCAGATCGGTGCTCCAGCCACTGTGCGACACGCTCCCCGAACAGCAGGCCGCCCTGCTGCAACAGGACGCCTGCCTGATCACCAGCGAACTGGTCACCAACGCGATGCTGCACGCGGGTGGCGTCAGGGAGTTCGACGCCGGCCTCCAGGGCCAGGTACTGACCATCCGTGTCAGCGACCACTCCACCACCCCGCCGACGCCGCGACCCCACGCCCCCGCGGTGCCCGGCGGCCACGGCTGGCTCGTCGTCCAGCGGCTCAGCACCGACGTCTCGGTCGAACCCGACGCACACGGCAAGACCATCCGCGTCACTCTCGACGCCTCCCGCATGACCGGCTGA
- a CDS encoding ATP-binding protein — translation MSVADATEEPGISSADARSQVRSVLAEVCCGLPLPAARQLRDDTLLVVSELIANALRHAGGVTRFSIRLNSDELQLRVSDSSVVRPRALDVEAGQPGCYGWAMVRSLCSRLQVTTDAWGKTVTAALALPLAPQL, via the coding sequence ATGAGCGTTGCGGACGCAACGGAGGAGCCCGGCATCAGCAGCGCCGACGCCAGATCCCAGGTCCGGTCGGTGCTGGCGGAGGTCTGCTGCGGCCTTCCGCTGCCCGCGGCGCGGCAGCTGCGCGACGACACCCTGCTCGTGGTCAGCGAGCTGATAGCGAACGCGCTCCGGCACGCGGGCGGCGTGACCCGCTTCAGCATCCGTCTGAACAGCGACGAACTCCAGCTCCGGGTCAGCGACAGCAGTGTGGTGCGTCCGCGCGCGCTGGACGTCGAGGCGGGCCAGCCGGGGTGTTACGGCTGGGCGATGGTGCGCAGCCTGTGCTCGCGCCTCCAGGTCACCACGGACGCGTGGGGCAAGACGGTCACGGCCGCGCTGGCGCTCCCGCTCGCGCCGCAGCTCTGA
- a CDS encoding SRPBCC family protein translates to MSASLLETVDLDAPVAVAWELWSDVSRWPAFLSHVRLVERLDERRFAWQLELPGADKNFVAELTETIPEDRIAWRTVEGVEHAGVVTFHRLSATTSRVTLQIEYDPKGFLERLGALTNLDSTLANYDLGEFQKLAETAARERQSG, encoded by the coding sequence ATGTCCGCGTCGCTGCTGGAGACCGTCGATCTGGACGCACCCGTCGCCGTCGCCTGGGAGCTGTGGAGCGATGTGTCGCGGTGGCCGGCCTTCCTGAGCCATGTCCGGCTGGTGGAACGCCTGGACGAGCGCCGGTTCGCCTGGCAGCTCGAACTGCCGGGCGCCGACAAGAACTTCGTCGCCGAACTGACCGAGACGATTCCCGAGGACCGGATCGCGTGGCGCACCGTCGAGGGCGTGGAGCACGCGGGAGTCGTCACCTTCCACCGGCTCAGCGCGACCACGAGCCGGGTCACGCTGCAGATCGAGTACGACCCCAAGGGGTTCCTGGAACGTCTCGGCGCGCTGACCAACCTCGATTCCACCCTGGCCAACTACGACCTCGGCGAGTTCCAGAAGCTGGCCGAGACGGCCGCACGGGAACGGCAGTCCGGCTGA
- a CDS encoding STAS domain-containing protein → MSDRVPVMKIGDVLLVSIQTDLEDQTVLDLQEDLSERIVAAGARGVIIDISAVEIVDSFVGRMLATIASISRILGATTIVCGMRPAVAITLVELGLSLNGVRTALNLEQGLALLRASRPEPGVRP, encoded by the coding sequence GTGAGTGACCGCGTTCCGGTCATGAAGATCGGCGATGTCCTGCTGGTCTCGATCCAGACGGATCTGGAGGACCAGACGGTGCTCGATCTTCAGGAGGACCTCTCCGAGCGGATCGTCGCCGCCGGCGCCCGTGGTGTGATCATCGACATCTCCGCCGTGGAGATCGTCGACTCGTTCGTCGGCCGCATGCTGGCCACCATCGCCTCGATCTCCCGGATCCTGGGCGCCACGACGATCGTCTGCGGCATGCGGCCGGCCGTCGCCATCACCCTGGTGGAGCTGGGTCTGTCGCTGAACGGCGTCCGCACGGCCCTCAACCTCGAACAGGGTCTCGCGCTGCTGCGCGCCTCGCGACCCGAGCCCGGCGTGCGGCCGTGA
- a CDS encoding gas vesicle structural protein GvpA: MTVATTQNAGGGGGGTSGLYDVLELVLDRGLVIDAFVRVSLVGIEILKIDVRVVVASVDTYLRFAEACNRLDLETGSKKPSGLTDIIGDTMESGAHGKTKGALSGAAETISDAFSQARDEGKSQSRTRQRRTSSRKEEQE; encoded by the coding sequence ATGACAGTCGCCACGACACAGAACGCCGGAGGCGGAGGCGGAGGCACCAGCGGCCTCTACGACGTTCTCGAACTGGTCCTCGACCGAGGGCTCGTGATCGACGCGTTCGTCCGTGTCTCGCTGGTCGGCATCGAGATCCTCAAGATCGACGTACGCGTCGTCGTCGCCAGCGTCGACACCTACCTGCGGTTCGCCGAGGCCTGCAACCGGCTCGACCTGGAGACCGGCAGCAAGAAGCCCTCCGGCCTGACGGACATCATCGGCGACACGATGGAGTCCGGCGCCCACGGCAAGACCAAGGGCGCCCTGTCCGGGGCGGCGGAGACCATATCCGACGCGTTCAGCCAGGCCCGTGACGAGGGCAAGAGCCAGTCCCGGACGCGTCAGCGCCGCACGTCGAGCCGCAAGGAGGAGCAGGAATGA
- a CDS encoding YihY/virulence factor BrkB family protein — translation MTDTTDEYGPSEAVERRAPDSPTELSEHAWRAVLRRSIREFQEDELVDRAASLTYYGVLSIFPALLVLVAVLGVVGENATQKVLKGLETLAPGPVRDILTKSVSQLQGNAGTGSVMAIVGLVLAVWSASGYVGAFIRTANQVYDVPEGRPLWKILPLRLGLTVALMALAMASAVIVVFTGGIAKSAGGAFGIGDTVLAIWSVAKWPVLAVLLVLMMALLFWATPNVKGRGWRWVTPGGGVALLIWLVASAGFSVYVSGFSSYNKTYGTMAGVIVFLVWLWLTNLALLLGLEFDAEITRQRALTAGHPEDAEPFVEPRDTRAWDERDEERAS, via the coding sequence ATGACAGACACCACAGATGAGTACGGCCCGTCCGAAGCCGTCGAGCGGCGCGCTCCCGACTCGCCCACCGAGCTGTCCGAACATGCCTGGAGGGCGGTGCTCAGGAGGAGTATCCGGGAGTTCCAGGAGGACGAACTCGTCGACCGCGCGGCAAGTCTGACCTACTACGGCGTGCTGTCGATCTTTCCCGCACTTTTGGTCCTGGTGGCGGTTCTGGGCGTGGTGGGGGAGAACGCCACTCAGAAGGTGCTGAAGGGACTGGAGACACTGGCACCGGGCCCCGTTCGGGACATCCTCACCAAGTCCGTCTCCCAGCTGCAGGGCAATGCCGGAACCGGTTCGGTGATGGCCATTGTCGGACTCGTCCTCGCCGTCTGGTCGGCTTCGGGATATGTGGGGGCGTTCATCAGGACGGCGAATCAGGTCTACGACGTACCGGAAGGCCGGCCCTTGTGGAAGATTCTTCCGCTCCGGCTCGGACTCACCGTCGCTCTGATGGCTCTCGCCATGGCGAGTGCGGTGATCGTCGTCTTCACCGGAGGCATCGCCAAGAGCGCGGGCGGCGCGTTCGGCATCGGAGACACGGTGCTCGCGATCTGGTCCGTGGCGAAGTGGCCGGTACTGGCGGTGCTCCTGGTGCTGATGATGGCCCTCCTTTTCTGGGCGACCCCCAATGTGAAGGGCCGGGGATGGCGCTGGGTCACCCCGGGCGGAGGTGTCGCCCTGCTCATCTGGCTGGTGGCATCCGCCGGTTTCTCCGTCTACGTGTCCGGCTTCTCCTCGTACAACAAGACCTACGGGACGATGGCGGGCGTCATCGTCTTCCTCGTCTGGCTGTGGCTCACGAACCTCGCCCTGCTCCTCGGGCTGGAATTCGATGCCGAGATCACCCGGCAGCGCGCCTTGACCGCCGGACATCCGGAGGACGCCGAGCCCTTCGTCGAGCCCCGGGACACCCGGGCCTGGGACGAGCGGGACGAGGAGCGCGCGAGCTGA
- a CDS encoding ATP-binding SpoIIE family protein phosphatase, whose protein sequence is MEPVNSASVTEPEDVVWLRAGDALAASARREAAALARRIGFTDRRVADVSLAVTEIATNLVRHAEDGAIALRPSRTGGRVEVECLCLDTGPGMADVAGAVRDGHSSTGTLGIGLGAIDRLADTFDVHSLPGRGTVLLARFRAERPVSTGEFHGPRPAAAGLTRPISGETVCGDTWAVRTAAPAGDDGPGSLTVLMCDGLGHGPLAARVSDRARQIFRETTAEHPRDVVALLHEGLRGTRGAALAVAQVDLRLGQVTLCGIGNISAFVVEHSRRSALLSHPGIVGMQMPTARTYTVDLPPGSALVMHSDGLHQRWSPTDLPGLLTRHPSVIAGQILNQAGLRRDDAGIVVVPAANR, encoded by the coding sequence GTGGAACCGGTGAACAGCGCCTCGGTGACCGAACCCGAGGACGTGGTGTGGCTGCGCGCCGGGGACGCCCTGGCCGCTTCGGCGCGCCGCGAGGCGGCGGCACTGGCCCGCCGCATCGGGTTCACCGACCGCCGCGTCGCCGACGTGTCGCTGGCCGTGACCGAGATCGCCACGAACCTCGTACGGCACGCCGAGGACGGCGCGATCGCCCTGCGGCCCAGCCGGACCGGCGGCCGCGTCGAGGTCGAGTGCCTGTGCCTCGACACGGGGCCCGGCATGGCCGACGTGGCCGGAGCGGTCCGCGACGGACACTCCAGCACCGGAACCCTCGGGATCGGCCTCGGGGCGATCGACCGGCTCGCCGACACCTTCGACGTGCACTCCCTGCCGGGGCGCGGGACGGTACTGCTCGCCCGGTTCCGTGCCGAACGGCCCGTGAGCACCGGGGAGTTCCACGGCCCGCGCCCCGCGGCCGCCGGCCTGACCCGGCCGATCAGCGGCGAGACCGTCTGCGGCGACACCTGGGCGGTGCGGACCGCCGCTCCGGCCGGGGACGACGGGCCCGGCTCGCTCACGGTCCTCATGTGCGACGGACTCGGCCACGGCCCGCTGGCCGCCCGCGTCAGCGACCGCGCACGCCAGATCTTCCGGGAGACGACCGCCGAACACCCCCGCGACGTGGTCGCCCTGCTGCACGAGGGACTGCGCGGCACCCGGGGCGCCGCCCTGGCCGTGGCCCAGGTCGACCTGCGCCTCGGACAGGTGACCCTGTGCGGGATCGGCAACATCAGCGCCTTCGTCGTGGAGCACTCCCGGCGCTCGGCCCTGCTGTCCCATCCCGGCATCGTGGGGATGCAGATGCCCACGGCGCGCACCTACACCGTCGACCTGCCGCCGGGGTCCGCACTGGTCATGCACTCCGACGGTCTGCACCAGCGCTGGTCGCCGACCGACCTGCCGGGGCTGCTCACCCGCCACCCGTCGGTGATCGCCGGGCAGATCCTCAACCAGGCGGGCCTGCGCCGCGACGACGCGGGAATCGTCGTGGTTCCCGCGGCGAACCGATGA
- a CDS encoding ATP-binding protein — MNDHGADSAPTETVTVVRNADVVAARQLVRTLAQQAGLSLVHQTKLVTAASELGRNMLLYGHGGVIRVRVTAKDSRTGVWVEFRDEGPGIENVELALTDGWTSGGGMGLGLSGARRLVDEFDLQTGPQGTTVSVIKWNR; from the coding sequence GTGAACGACCACGGGGCCGACTCCGCCCCGACCGAGACGGTCACCGTCGTCCGCAACGCCGACGTGGTCGCCGCCCGCCAGCTGGTGCGCACCCTGGCACAGCAGGCGGGACTGTCCCTGGTGCACCAGACGAAGCTGGTCACCGCCGCGAGCGAGCTCGGGCGCAACATGCTGCTCTACGGGCACGGCGGCGTCATCCGCGTCCGCGTCACCGCGAAGGACAGCCGTACCGGTGTGTGGGTGGAGTTCCGCGACGAGGGTCCCGGTATCGAGAACGTGGAGCTGGCCCTGACCGACGGCTGGACCTCCGGAGGCGGCATGGGCCTCGGGCTCAGCGGCGCCCGGCGCCTCGTCGACGAGTTCGACCTGCAGACGGGGCCGCAGGGCACCACCGTGAGCGTGATCAAGTGGAACCGGTGA
- a CDS encoding STAS domain-containing protein, whose translation MTSGRSDTRIEQHGSVTAVTLSGEADLHNLAEVVEAFAQALSDPHTKGTVIDLSALTFADSVLLNQLLRAQTDHRAEGRSLRIAGPLHPGVERLLQITGADEILDVAADLETALREFDVRRG comes from the coding sequence ATGACATCAGGCAGAAGCGACACCCGCATTGAGCAGCACGGAAGCGTCACCGCGGTGACGCTGTCCGGCGAGGCGGACCTGCACAACCTCGCAGAGGTCGTCGAGGCGTTCGCCCAGGCGCTGAGTGACCCGCACACCAAGGGCACCGTGATAGATCTGTCGGCCCTCACCTTCGCCGACAGCGTGCTCCTCAACCAGCTCCTCAGAGCACAGACCGATCACCGCGCCGAGGGGCGGTCGCTGCGCATCGCAGGTCCTCTGCACCCTGGCGTCGAGCGACTGCTGCAGATCACGGGCGCCGACGAGATCCTCGACGTCGCGGCGGACCTGGAGACCGCCCTGCGCGAATTCGACGTGAGGCGCGGCTGA
- a CDS encoding STAS domain-containing protein, translating into MKSAHVEVVLDLQERIAVVHLGGDVDMEDVPDTVDAFTTALHDTSTVGTLIDLSALDFADSALVNQLLATCSGHEVKRRPLMMCGPLMPVVRRVLEITGTDMILPLAVDRREAIEWLRSAGTV; encoded by the coding sequence ATGAAGTCCGCGCACGTTGAAGTGGTGCTTGACCTGCAAGAACGCATAGCCGTTGTCCACCTGGGCGGCGATGTGGACATGGAGGACGTACCCGACACGGTGGACGCCTTCACGACGGCGCTCCACGACACCTCGACCGTCGGAACGCTGATCGACCTCTCGGCACTGGACTTCGCCGACAGCGCGCTGGTCAACCAGCTCCTCGCGACCTGCTCGGGCCACGAGGTGAAACGGCGTCCGCTGATGATGTGCGGTCCGCTGATGCCCGTGGTGCGGCGCGTACTGGAGATCACCGGGACGGACATGATCCTGCCGCTCGCAGTCGACCGGCGCGAGGCGATCGAATGGCTGCGGAGCGCCGGAACCGTCTGA